Proteins from a genomic interval of Providencia stuartii:
- the deoC gene encoding deoxyribose-phosphate aldolase — MTDLTAAAQRALNLMDLTTLNDDDTDEKVIALCHQAKSPAGQTAAICIYPRFIPVARKALREQGTPEVRIATVTNFPHGNDDIEIALAETRAAIAYGADEVDVVFPYRALMAGNEKIGFDLVKACKDACAAANVLLKVIIETGELKDPALIRKASEISIKAGADFIKTSTGKVPVNATLESAEIMMQVIHDMGVAKTVGFKPAGGVRTAEEAAQYLALADRILGKDWVDARHFRFGASSLLANLLNTLGFETKKSSSNY, encoded by the coding sequence ATGACTGATTTAACTGCTGCTGCGCAACGCGCGCTGAATCTGATGGATTTAACCACCCTCAATGATGACGATACCGATGAAAAAGTGATCGCGTTGTGTCATCAAGCAAAAAGCCCAGCAGGCCAAACTGCGGCTATCTGTATCTACCCTCGTTTTATTCCTGTTGCACGTAAAGCACTGCGTGAGCAAGGTACGCCCGAAGTGCGTATCGCAACAGTCACTAACTTCCCGCATGGAAATGATGACATCGAGATAGCGTTGGCGGAAACACGTGCTGCTATTGCTTATGGTGCAGATGAAGTTGATGTGGTTTTCCCTTATCGAGCGTTGATGGCTGGTAATGAAAAAATTGGTTTTGATTTAGTGAAAGCGTGCAAAGATGCTTGCGCGGCAGCCAATGTCCTTCTGAAAGTGATTATTGAAACCGGCGAATTAAAAGATCCTGCACTGATTCGCAAAGCTTCTGAAATCTCAATTAAAGCGGGTGCGGACTTTATTAAAACCTCCACAGGTAAAGTACCGGTGAATGCCACTCTTGAAAGTGCTGAAATCATGATGCAAGTGATCCATGATATGGGCGTAGCGAAAACCGTTGGTTTTAAACCGGCGGGTGGCGTTCGTACTGCTGAAGAAGCTGCTCAATATTTAGCATTAGCAGATAGAATTTTAGGTAAAGACTGGGTCGATGCTCGCCATTTCCGTTTTGGCGCATCAAGTTTATTAGCTAATCTGTTGAATACACTTGGTTTTGAGACTAAAAAATCAAGCAGTAACTATTAA
- the deoA gene encoding thymidine phosphorylase, whose product MFLAQEIIRKKRDGKVLSEEEIRFFINGVRDNSVSEGQIAALAMTIYFNDMTMAERVALTLAMRDSGTVLNWKSLNLNGPLVDKHSTGGVGDVTSLMLGPMVAACGGYVPMISGRGLGHTGGTLDKLEAIPNFDIFPDDERFRDIIKNVGVAIIGQTNSLAPADKRFYATRDITATVDSIPLITASILGKKLAEGLDALVMDVKVGSGAFMPTYEKSEQLAESIVQVANGAGCKTTALLTDMNEVLASSAGNAVEVREAVQFLTGEYRNPRLYEVTMALCVEMLVSGSLAANREEARQKLQAVLDNGQAAEIFGRMVAAQKGPTDFVENYNKYLPTAVLHKAVYAEKSGIVTAMDTRALGMSVVTLGGGRRKATDSIDYSVGLSDIAALGTSVDSQTPLAIIHANSEKAWEDAAKEVRAAMVIGDKKPEVSPMVYRQISE is encoded by the coding sequence GTGTTTCTGGCACAAGAAATTATCCGTAAAAAACGTGATGGTAAAGTACTGAGTGAAGAAGAAATTCGTTTCTTTATCAATGGAGTACGAGATAATTCTGTTTCTGAAGGTCAGATAGCCGCATTGGCAATGACCATCTATTTTAATGATATGACAATGGCTGAACGTGTTGCATTAACATTGGCAATGCGTGATTCAGGCACTGTACTAAACTGGAAATCACTCAATTTAAATGGCCCTCTCGTTGATAAACATTCAACTGGCGGGGTTGGTGATGTGACCTCTTTGATGTTAGGCCCAATGGTTGCTGCGTGTGGTGGCTATGTGCCGATGATTTCGGGGCGTGGCTTGGGCCATACCGGAGGAACGCTGGATAAGCTTGAAGCGATTCCTAATTTTGATATTTTCCCAGATGATGAGCGTTTCCGTGACATTATCAAAAATGTTGGGGTTGCGATTATCGGGCAGACAAACTCACTGGCACCCGCTGATAAACGTTTTTATGCAACGCGTGATATCACTGCAACAGTTGATTCTATTCCACTGATTACCGCATCTATTTTAGGCAAAAAATTAGCTGAAGGTCTTGATGCCTTAGTGATGGACGTCAAAGTGGGGTCAGGTGCCTTTATGCCAACTTATGAAAAATCAGAGCAGTTGGCTGAGTCTATCGTACAGGTGGCTAATGGTGCGGGTTGTAAAACAACGGCTTTATTGACCGACATGAACGAAGTACTTGCTTCAAGTGCGGGTAATGCCGTTGAAGTCCGCGAAGCGGTGCAATTTTTAACCGGCGAATACCGGAACCCTCGTTTGTACGAAGTCACGATGGCGCTGTGTGTTGAAATGCTTGTATCCGGATCCTTGGCTGCAAATAGAGAAGAAGCTCGCCAGAAATTGCAGGCGGTGTTGGATAATGGACAAGCCGCAGAGATTTTTGGTCGTATGGTGGCGGCTCAAAAAGGCCCAACTGATTTCGTTGAAAACTATAACAAGTATTTACCAACAGCCGTATTGCACAAAGCCGTGTATGCGGAGAAATCCGGTATTGTGACGGCAATGGACACCCGTGCGCTGGGTATGTCTGTGGTGACATTAGGTGGTGGTCGTCGTAAAGCAACTGACTCGATTGATTATAGTGTTGGTTTAAGCGATATCGCGGCACTGGGAACTTCCGTTGATAGCCAAACGCCATTAGCGATTATTCATGCAAATAGTGAAAAAGCATGGGAAGATGCAGCAAAAGAAGTACGTGCTGCTATGGTTATTGGTGATAAAAAACCAGAAGTTTCACCAATGGTTTACCGCCAAATCAGTGAATAA
- the deoB gene encoding phosphopentomutase, whose protein sequence is MKRTFIMVLDSFGIGAAGDAHKFNDEGSNTLGHIADACARGDADKGRKGPLHLPNLTKLGLGKAAEESCGKFPAGLDPNAEIIGAYAYASEISSGKDTPSGHWEIAGVPVLFDWGYFADEENSFPQELLDIIVKRANLPGYLGNCHSSGTVILDKLGEEHMKTGKPIFYTSADSVFQIACHEETYGLDKLYELCEIAREELTNGGYNIGRVIARPFIGDKAGSFERTGNRHDLAVEPPSPTILQKLVEEKQGEVVSIGKIADIYAHVGITKKVKATGIDALFDATVKEMQQAGDKTIVFTNFVDFDSAYGHRRDVPGYAAALELFDRRLPELMELVKEDDILILTADHGCDPTWHGTDHTREHIPVLIYGPKVKPGFLGHRETFADIGQTVAKYFDLSPMEYGKPML, encoded by the coding sequence ATGAAACGTACATTTATTATGGTGTTGGATTCTTTTGGGATTGGTGCAGCAGGTGATGCGCACAAATTTAATGATGAAGGTTCAAACACATTAGGCCATATTGCAGATGCCTGTGCGCGTGGTGATGCAGATAAAGGCCGTAAGGGGCCGCTGCATTTGCCTAACTTAACCAAACTGGGTCTGGGTAAAGCAGCTGAAGAGTCTTGCGGTAAATTCCCAGCAGGCCTTGATCCTAATGCAGAGATCATCGGTGCTTACGCTTATGCGAGTGAAATTTCTTCAGGCAAAGATACACCATCCGGTCACTGGGAAATCGCGGGTGTGCCTGTACTCTTTGACTGGGGGTATTTCGCAGATGAAGAAAACAGCTTCCCACAAGAGTTGTTAGATATCATTGTGAAGCGTGCTAACTTGCCTGGTTATTTAGGTAATTGCCACTCTTCAGGTACCGTGATCTTGGATAAATTGGGTGAAGAGCACATGAAAACGGGTAAACCGATTTTCTACACCTCAGCTGACTCCGTATTCCAAATCGCCTGTCATGAAGAGACTTATGGTCTAGACAAACTGTATGAGCTATGTGAAATCGCTCGTGAAGAGTTGACAAATGGCGGCTACAACATTGGTCGTGTTATCGCGCGTCCATTCATTGGCGACAAAGCAGGCAGTTTTGAGCGTACGGGTAACCGTCATGACTTAGCCGTTGAGCCACCATCACCAACCATATTGCAAAAATTAGTTGAAGAGAAACAAGGTGAAGTTGTTTCTATCGGTAAAATTGCGGATATCTATGCACATGTAGGTATCACTAAGAAGGTGAAAGCAACAGGTATTGATGCTCTGTTCGATGCCACCGTGAAAGAAATGCAACAGGCGGGTGATAAGACGATTGTGTTCACTAACTTTGTTGATTTCGACTCTGCTTATGGACACCGTCGTGATGTACCCGGTTATGCAGCAGCATTAGAACTCTTTGACCGTCGTTTACCAGAACTGATGGAATTGGTCAAAGAAGATGACATCTTGATCTTAACCGCGGACCATGGCTGTGACCCAACTTGGCATGGTACTGACCATACTCGTGAGCACATTCCCGTTCTCATTTATGGTCCGAAAGTCAAACCCGGCTTTTTAGGTCATCGCGAAACATTCGCGGATATCGGTCAAACCGTCGCTAAATATTTCGACCTCTCACCGATGGAATACGGCAAACCAATGCTGTAA
- the deoD gene encoding purine-nucleoside phosphorylase yields MATPHINAEMGDFADVVLMPGDPLRAKYIAETFLEDVRQVNNVRGMLGFTGTYKGRKISVMGHGMGIPSCSIYAKELITDFGVKVIIRVGSCGAVMDDVKLRDVVIGMGACTDSKVNRQRFKDHDFAAIADYELVHNAVEAAKAKNVNVRVGNLFSADLFYSPDPDMFKVMEKYGILGVEMEAAGIYGVAAEFGARALTICTVSDHIKTGEQTTSAERQTTFNEMIEIALDSVLLGDK; encoded by the coding sequence ATGGCAACGCCTCATATTAATGCAGAAATGGGTGATTTTGCTGACGTCGTATTGATGCCAGGAGACCCGCTGCGTGCGAAATATATCGCTGAAACTTTCCTCGAAGACGTGCGTCAGGTGAATAATGTTCGCGGTATGTTAGGCTTCACGGGCACTTACAAAGGTCGTAAGATCTCCGTGATGGGTCACGGAATGGGTATTCCTTCTTGCTCTATCTATGCGAAAGAGTTAATCACTGATTTTGGTGTCAAAGTGATTATTCGTGTTGGTTCATGTGGTGCAGTAATGGATGATGTGAAACTGCGTGATGTCGTTATCGGTATGGGTGCCTGTACTGATTCAAAAGTGAACCGTCAACGTTTTAAAGATCACGATTTCGCGGCGATTGCAGACTATGAACTGGTGCATAATGCCGTTGAAGCGGCGAAGGCGAAAAATGTCAATGTTCGTGTCGGTAACTTATTCTCTGCTGATCTGTTCTACTCGCCAGATCCCGATATGTTCAAAGTCATGGAAAAATACGGCATTTTGGGTGTTGAGATGGAAGCTGCTGGTATTTATGGTGTGGCAGCGGAATTCGGCGCGCGTGCATTAACAATCTGTACCGTTTCCGATCATATCAAAACCGGTGAGCAAACCACCTCTGCGGAGCGTCAAACAACGTTCAACGAAATGATTGAAATCGCATTGGATTCCGTTCTATTAGGCGATAAATAA
- a CDS encoding GNAT family N-acetyltransferase, producing the protein MNDIVIRRATLDDIPAVTQMHADYSAYANTLQLPYPSLKTWEARLTANDPLVTHFVATLDNTVVGILTIHQPSQQRRKHVASFGITVSEMHQGKGIGSALMQVMVDYCDNWLNIHRIELEVYATNDNGLGLYKKFGFEQEGVMRDYAFRDGQYVDAIMMSRINKNRK; encoded by the coding sequence ATGAATGACATCGTGATCCGTAGAGCAACCTTAGACGATATTCCAGCCGTCACACAAATGCATGCTGATTATTCAGCGTACGCTAATACATTACAGCTCCCTTACCCTTCGCTCAAAACATGGGAAGCTCGTCTAACTGCAAATGATCCTCTCGTCACTCATTTTGTTGCGACTCTTGATAATACTGTCGTTGGGATCCTCACCATCCATCAACCAAGTCAGCAACGACGTAAACATGTCGCCAGTTTTGGCATTACCGTCAGTGAGATGCATCAAGGAAAAGGAATTGGTTCTGCGCTGATGCAAGTGATGGTCGACTATTGTGATAACTGGTTAAATATTCATCGCATTGAATTAGAAGTCTATGCGACTAACGACAATGGGTTGGGGCTCTATAAAAAATTTGGTTTTGAGCAAGAAGGTGTGATGCGTGATTACGCTTTTCGCGATGGACAGTATGTCGACGCAATTATGATGAGTAGAATTAATAAAAACCGCAAGTAA
- a CDS encoding M16 family metallopeptidase — MLRNIVLITFVGLSLIGCGMPAASNLSGHDLLPVRTDLHHYQLDNGLNVYLLQRSQPGVELRLLVKSGSLQENEEQLGLAHFTEHMAFKGTKHFPGTTGFKQLEQQGLKLGSHVNAITSLNSTLYKLSLPEATPAQVSIALQVMADWASNISFDEDAFEKERPVIIEEWRLRQGMGYRINNSLEHLRYHGSRYAERNPIGSLDIVRQAPIALAKEYYTTWYQPQRMTLLVIGDFNQSTVRDEINQLFAMPKPKSLSQDNPEWKQFVHANFLLVQPVFDKEQGARYVQFALQKDIIAPLNTREGQYEDLLDSLWLAILNQRFSVLVDNGVLPAISINEQGSMLDNQRLQQLMIIHPKGEDYLGATQVLFTELQRLATEPVTQEELDSARQNILKKLSQQAASEQRYGNDYLAGQLTTALEYDMPMWNKRQQLDKSYQLIGKVKPQDLQLHVANFLNEASPRLALIGPDTDATKVNHADFSEQWQNTRLSSPGPFTLRSQAITLQLPPIPKGSILEQSDLPVAKTEHWQLSNGIKVIVKADNHLKEDIQFNLQLPGGRSLETPQTAGLTDWALKLPESSGYAEYSARDLALLAKQNQISIRPYSELLTHGFRGKTPIDNLDTALQLLHLKLTSPQFSGEKLEQQKQSFALNLTKTPVERTFLDNINKESYQNGALLVIDPQGGWKNFTAGQLQQANRQLLDSTADMTLIISGAINKRELKSSLEQWVASIPTSNQKLAWRDQGIMPKMESFNKRYPISSSDKSMVSIQFAAPAQWTQQDQLAMQLLDTIVSQRLRGELREKASGIYALGFSQLLAKKPQPYYFARLNFTTSPERTEEMNQIAQKTIHQLRQSGVTGQELTEAKNIWLTEHAQITDSSGYWTEALAQIASDDRQYQRLNQQQAIIRQLQVDDINRIANQYLGKNPKVFTMTP; from the coding sequence ATGCTTCGTAACATCGTACTCATCACGTTTGTTGGCCTAAGCCTCATTGGTTGTGGGATGCCCGCAGCTTCCAATCTCAGCGGACACGATTTATTACCTGTTCGAACGGATTTACACCATTATCAGCTTGATAATGGTCTCAACGTTTATTTATTACAACGCTCTCAGCCGGGTGTTGAACTGCGTTTGCTAGTAAAAAGTGGTTCTTTGCAAGAGAATGAAGAACAACTCGGACTTGCGCATTTTACTGAGCACATGGCCTTTAAAGGCACCAAACATTTTCCGGGCACTACCGGTTTTAAACAATTAGAGCAACAGGGTCTGAAACTGGGCAGTCATGTCAATGCGATCACGAGCCTCAACTCAACACTGTATAAGTTGTCTTTACCCGAGGCCACACCAGCACAAGTTTCAATCGCCCTACAGGTAATGGCGGATTGGGCCTCCAATATCTCATTTGATGAAGACGCGTTTGAAAAGGAACGCCCCGTGATTATTGAAGAGTGGCGTTTGCGTCAAGGGATGGGCTATCGCATCAATAATAGTCTCGAACATTTACGCTACCACGGCAGCCGCTACGCCGAACGCAATCCGATCGGTTCACTGGATATCGTACGCCAAGCTCCAATCGCGCTGGCAAAAGAGTATTATACAACTTGGTATCAACCACAACGTATGACCCTGTTGGTGATTGGCGATTTCAATCAATCCACCGTACGTGACGAAATCAATCAGCTTTTCGCCATGCCAAAACCAAAGAGCCTGTCTCAAGATAATCCAGAGTGGAAACAATTTGTTCACGCTAATTTTCTGCTCGTCCAACCGGTGTTTGATAAAGAGCAAGGTGCCCGTTATGTCCAGTTTGCTTTGCAGAAAGACATTATCGCACCTCTCAATACACGAGAAGGGCAATACGAAGATTTACTGGACAGCCTATGGCTCGCCATTTTAAATCAGCGTTTCTCTGTTTTAGTGGATAATGGCGTATTACCTGCGATTAGTATCAATGAACAAGGCTCAATGCTAGATAACCAGCGCTTACAACAATTAATGATTATCCACCCTAAAGGAGAGGATTATCTGGGGGCCACTCAGGTTTTATTTACCGAGCTACAGCGATTAGCAACTGAGCCTGTGACCCAAGAGGAGCTTGATAGCGCTCGACAAAATATCTTAAAAAAACTTAGCCAGCAGGCCGCTTCAGAACAGCGCTATGGCAACGACTATTTAGCGGGTCAATTAACCACCGCACTTGAATATGACATGCCAATGTGGAATAAACGCCAACAATTGGATAAAAGCTACCAGCTTATTGGGAAAGTTAAACCGCAAGATTTACAGCTGCACGTGGCGAACTTTTTAAATGAAGCCTCACCACGCTTAGCGCTCATTGGTCCTGATACTGACGCAACGAAAGTCAATCATGCGGACTTTAGTGAGCAGTGGCAAAATACTCGTCTAAGTTCACCGGGGCCATTCACCCTACGCTCTCAAGCCATCACACTGCAACTACCGCCAATTCCCAAAGGCTCTATCCTCGAGCAAAGTGACCTCCCCGTCGCTAAAACTGAGCACTGGCAACTGAGCAATGGCATTAAGGTCATTGTTAAAGCAGATAATCACCTTAAAGAAGATATTCAGTTCAACTTACAGCTACCCGGTGGCCGTTCTCTCGAAACGCCTCAAACGGCAGGGTTGACTGATTGGGCGTTAAAGCTCCCTGAAAGCAGTGGTTATGCTGAATACAGTGCGCGCGATTTAGCCTTACTCGCCAAACAAAACCAAATCTCAATTCGCCCTTATAGCGAATTACTGACCCACGGTTTTCGAGGCAAAACACCTATTGATAACCTAGACACCGCGCTGCAATTACTACATCTAAAACTGACTTCACCACAGTTTAGCGGTGAAAAATTAGAACAACAAAAACAGTCTTTTGCTTTGAATCTCACTAAAACCCCTGTTGAACGTACTTTCCTTGATAACATTAATAAAGAAAGTTATCAAAATGGCGCGTTATTAGTCATTGATCCACAAGGTGGCTGGAAAAATTTTACCGCAGGTCAGCTGCAACAGGCTAATCGCCAACTGTTGGATTCTACTGCCGATATGACACTCATCATCAGTGGTGCCATCAATAAGCGAGAATTAAAATCATCGTTGGAACAATGGGTCGCATCAATTCCCACCAGCAATCAAAAACTGGCTTGGCGAGACCAAGGGATCATGCCCAAAATGGAGAGCTTTAATAAACGCTATCCAATTAGTAGTAGCGATAAGAGTATGGTCAGCATCCAGTTTGCGGCTCCTGCACAATGGACACAGCAAGATCAACTTGCCATGCAATTGTTAGATACCATTGTGAGTCAACGCCTACGCGGTGAACTGCGCGAAAAAGCCAGTGGTATCTATGCTCTCGGTTTCTCACAACTGCTTGCCAAAAAACCGCAACCCTACTATTTTGCGCGGCTTAATTTTACCACCTCCCCAGAACGTACTGAGGAAATGAATCAAATCGCCCAAAAAACCATTCATCAGTTACGCCAATCAGGTGTCACCGGCCAAGAGCTGACTGAAGCAAAAAATATTTGGCTCACAGAACACGCCCAAATAACCGATAGCTCAGGTTATTGGACTGAAGCATTAGCGCAAATTGCCTCTGATGACCGACAATATCAGCGCTTAAATCAACAGCAAGCGATTATTCGCCAATTACAAGTTGACGATATTAACCGTATCGCCAACCAATATCTGGGGAAAAACCCGAAAGTCTTTACGATGACACCGTAG